A region of the Candidatus Methylomirabilota bacterium genome:
CCCCGCGGAGGCCCTCGCTCGCCTCGTACGGGAGCGGCGCGTGTCGCCAGTCGAGCTCGTTCGGATCTATCTCGCGCGCATCGAGAAGCTCGACGTGCGCCTCCGCGCCTACATCACGCCGCTCCCCGACGCGGCGCTCGAGGCCGCGCGGCGGGCGGACGGCGCGGTGATCCGCGGCGAGCCGCTCGGCCCGCTGCACGGCGTCCCCTACGCCGTGAAGGACCAGTTCGACACCGCGGGCGTTCTCACGACGGTTGGCTCGCGCATCCTCGAGCGCCACGTCCCCTCAGAGAATGCGACCGTGATCTCGCGGCTCGCCGCCGCCGGCGGCGTGCTCCTCGGCAAGCTGAATCTGACCGAGTTCGCCCTCGGCGGCACGCAGGAGTTTCCGTTCGGCCAGCCACGCAATCCGTGGAACCCCGAGCACGATCCCGGCGGGTCCTCGTCGGGCTCGGGCATCGCGGTGGCGGCTGGGCTCTGCGCCGTCTCGCTCGGCGAAGATACCGGAGGCTCGGTGAGGACGCCGGCGTCCTGGTGCGGCGTCGTCGGCCTGCGCCCGACGTGGGGACGCGTCTCACGCCACGGCTGCTTCCCGCTCTGCTGGTCCATGGACACGCCGGGGCCGCTCGCGCGCACGGTGGAGGATGCGGCGCTCCTGCTCCAAGTCGTCGCGGGCCACGACGCGCGCGACCCGTGGACGAGCCGCCGTCCGGTGCCGGAGTATTCGCGGACCCTGGAGGGCGGCGTGCGCGGACTGCGGATCGGGCTCATCCGCGAGCTCACGCTCGGGCCGGAGACCGACGCCGAGATGAGCGCGGCGGTCCTCGCGGCCGCCAAGCGCCTGGAGGCGCTCGGCGCCGCGGTGGAGGAGATCTCTCTCCCGCTCGTCCCGCTCGCGGGGGCGATCTTCATGGCGCTCGCGGATTCCGACGGCGCGGGAGTCCATCGGCGCTGGCTCACCAGCCGCGCGCCGGAGTACGACCGTGGCACGCGGCGGCGGCTCCTGACGGCGAGCCTGATCCCGGCCGCGGCCTACCACCAGGCGGCGCGGGCGCGCGCGCTGCTCCGCACGCAGCTCCTGCACGCCCTCGACCGCTTCGAGCTCTTGCTCTGCCCCACGGCCCACCAGGCGGCGCCGCCGATCGCCGCGGGCAAGGGCGCGATCACGTCGCGCGCGGAGGTCGCCGGCAGGTTCTTCACCCGGCGCTCCTACGTGACGCCCGCGGCCCTCGCCGGGACGCCCGCGATCGCCGTCCCCTGCGGGTTCACCCGCGCCGGCCTGCCGCTCTCGGTCCAGCTGATCGGTCGGCGTTTCGAGGAAGCGACGCTCCTCCGCGCGGCGCACGCCTACGAGCGGGACACGGAGTGGGCCCGGCGCCGGCCGCCGCTCTGAGCCGCTACCCGCTCCACTCCGGGTAGGTCTGCGGCGAGAGCTCGTCGGCGCCGCGGCCGGCCCAATCGTGCTTCGCCATGCGCGGCCACATGCGCTCGCCCGCGGCCTGGAGCCCGCGCAGGATCGCCGGCTCGTCGGCGGCGAGGACGCGCCCGCCGTCCACCACGAGGCGGCCGTCCACGTAGACGCGGTCCACGTCCTCGTCGGTCGCGTTGTAGACGATGTTCTTGACGGGATCGCGCAGCGGCGTCATCCGCCACGAGGACGCGCGCCAGAGCACGAGGTCCGCCCTGGCGCCGGCAGCGATGCGGCCGAGGTCGTCGCGGCCGAGAGCGCGGGCGCCGCCGAGCGTCGCCGCGTCGAACACGTGGGCGGCGGTCGTCGCCTCGGTGTTGCGCTCCACGAGCTTTCCGACGACCGCCGCCCAGCGCATGGCCTCGATGACCGACTGTGGATTCGTGTCGGTCCCGAGCGACATGTTGACGCCGGCCGCGCGGTAGCGCGCGAACGACTCCATCGCGACGCCCCGCCGCGCGAAGACCCACACCGCGTGGGCGACCGAGCAGCCGGCGTCGCCCATCAGGCGGAGATCGCCCGCCGGGTGATTGGTCCACGACGAGCCGCCGACGA
Encoded here:
- a CDS encoding amidase — translated: PAEALARLVRERRVSPVELVRIYLARIEKLDVRLRAYITPLPDAALEAARRADGAVIRGEPLGPLHGVPYAVKDQFDTAGVLTTVGSRILERHVPSENATVISRLAAAGGVLLGKLNLTEFALGGTQEFPFGQPRNPWNPEHDPGGSSSGSGIAVAAGLCAVSLGEDTGGSVRTPASWCGVVGLRPTWGRVSRHGCFPLCWSMDTPGPLARTVEDAALLLQVVAGHDARDPWTSRRPVPEYSRTLEGGVRGLRIGLIRELTLGPETDAEMSAAVLAAAKRLEALGAAVEEISLPLVPLAGAIFMALADSDGAGVHRRWLTSRAPEYDRGTRRRLLTASLIPAAAYHQAARARALLRTQLLHALDRFELLLCPTAHQAAPPIAAGKGAITSRAEVAGRFFTRRSYVTPAALAGTPAIAVPCGFTRAGLPLSVQLIGRRFEEATLLRAAHAYERDTEWARRRPPL